Within the Sphingobium baderi genome, the region TCTGGAAACGGATGGCGGCCTGTGCGTCGCCGGGTTTCACATCGGGGTGGTTTTCCTTGGCAAGGCGACGCCAGCTTTTCTTCACTGCCTCGAAATCGACGTCATCCTCAAGCTCCAACGCCTTGAGGGCATTAAGCTCGTCGCGCGAACGGCTGCCATCTCCGGGGCCGCCCCAGCCATGATAGGCGCTCGACTGATAGCCGTTCGCCTCCCGCTGCTCGTCCCGTTCGCGCTGTTCCCGCTCCTCCTGATCGAGGCCCTGAAAATAGTCCCAATTGCGGTTATATTCCCCGGCATGATCCGCGCAGAAGTACCAGCGTTCGCGGCTGTTGGGCGATTTGGGCGCAGGGCAATCGCCGGGCCGGTCGCAACCGTGCCGGTCGCACAACCGCACCGCCTGCGCCTCACGCGTCGCGCCATAACTGCGCCAGCGGGGAAAGCCCCAGTCATTCGATCGCCCGTTTCGTGCCATATCACCAAATTAGGAAAGCGGAGCGACAAACGCCACCCCGGAGAAATCAAAATGCCAGAGGGCCTGTAAGCCGGGTTCTGTCCACCCCTTGCGGGGATAGGCGACCATTCCTCTAGGGGACGGATTGCTCCGCCCCTCAAGCAACCAACCCGGGCGGTCTCGGCCGAAACAGGCCTAGCAGTCGAGCTGCGCGCCGCCCCTATTCGGTCTTGCTCCCGGTGGGGTTTACCGTGCCGTCTTCCGTTGCCGGAGACGCGGTGCGCTCTTACCGCACCCTTTCAATTTCGCCTGCCCGAAGGCTTAGTCTCAAAGACTGGGCGACCTGCTTTCTGTTGCACTGTCCCTTGGATCACTCCAGCCGGCCGTTAGCCGGCACCGTCATTTCGTGGAGCCCGGACTTTCCTCGCCGTGAAAGTACCTCTCCACGCCGCGGTCGCCCGGCCCTCTGGCACGGCGGCCTATACAGGCACAGCATGCCTCAGTCATCCCCCATCGGTTTGGGCAGCAATAAGGCCAGCAGGATAGCGCGGCATTCCCCGTCGACGATCCCGTCGATCAGTTCCGGCCGGAAGCGCCGCTGAAAGGCGACCACGGCTGCCTGCGGCTCGGCAATGTCATAGCCGAACCGCTCCAGCGCCAGCATGAAACCGCCGTCCGACCAATGCGGGTCCATCAGGTTCTTCGTCGGGCGCGGCAGGGCCAGGCGCAGGCGGGCGAGCTGCCCCCAGGGGAAAAGCTCGCCGGGGTCCTGCTTGCGCGCGGGGGCGATGTCGCTGTGACCGACGATATTGCCGCGCGTGATCTTCCGCCGCTGCACGATGTCGTGGATCAGCGGGATCAGCGCGCTCATCTGCGTCTCCGGGAAAGGGCGGTATCCCCATTCATGGCCGGGATTGACGATCTCTATCCCGATGCTGGCGGAATTCACGTCGTCGATGCCGCGCCAATGGGATCGGCCCGCATGCCATGCGCGCTTTTCCTCATCCACCATATGAATGATCTGCCCGTCCTCGGTCACGACATAATGCGCCGAAACCTTCGATTCCGGGTTGGCGAGCCAGTTGATCGCGCTCGCCGCGTCCGGCATCCCGGTATAGTGCAGCACCAGCAGGGATATGGGCAGGCTGCGCTCGTCGAAATTGGGCGAGGGCGTTTCGATCATCGGAATATCTGTCATCGGGAAAGGCCAGTCACCACAAGCTCTCGATCATCGCGCCCTTTCCGGCTCACTTTTCATGAAGCGGCTTCTGTCGGGACAATGGCGTAGAGCCGCCCGTCAATCAAGCATGGTGAAGCGGAAAGCCCGCCTTGACGATCATATCCCCTGCCGCATCGGCCCGCCCGCGCAGGCCGACAGGGACACCGGACGGCGATAAGCGCCCCTGAATTGGGGATGCGCGACGAAGGGGTCGCCATGCCCCATCGCCGTTTCCCCCGCGCCCAGCAACAGGACGGAATGATCGTGACTGTGCCGTGTGAGCAGATCGAACATTCGTTGCCGACGGTCGTGCGCGAAATACAGCATCACATTACGGCACAGCAGAAGATCATAGGCGCCGGTGGGCGCAAGGGGGGCGAGCAGATTATCCCGCCGGAAATCGATCATCCCGCGCAATCGGGCATGGGCGCGCCAGCCGCCCGCGACCGGTTCGAACCATTGGATGAGGTCATTGACGGCCAGTCCCCTCTGAACATCCATTTGGGGGAATATCCCGGCCCGCGCGCGCTCGATCGCGGTTGCGGAAATATCGGTGGCCAATATCTCCACGCGCCAATCGCCCCAGCGTTCCGCGTCGTTGCAAAGCTGGATGGCGAGCGAATAGGCCTCTTGCCCGGTGGAGCAGCCCGCGCTCCAGATACGCAAGCGACGGTCCTGCCGGCGCGCATGGATGTCCGGCAATATCTGCCCCCGGATCATCTCGAAAATCTGGAGGTCGCGGAAAAAACTGCTTTCATTGTTCAGCAGCGCATCGACGACTTCCGCCTCCAGGCGCGGATCGCGGTGACGCGCCAGATGCGCCGCGAGCGTCTCCACATCCTTGAAGCCATGGACGCGCAGCATCGGCTTGAGCGCGGTTTCCGCCCGCCATCCCCGCTGGGGCGATAGACGCTGTCCCGTCCGGTCCTCCAGCAAATCGGACAACAGGCGGATGCCGCCATCCTGCATGGACGATCCCGAAGGCACGGCGGCCGTCAAGAGCGTATCTTCCCCTGCCGCGCGACAAAAGCCATGATCGTTCGCGGCTCAAGCAGCGCGCAGCTTAGTCCCGCAGAGGCGACCGCCCCGGGCATTCCCCATACGACGCTGCTGGCTTCGTCCTGCGCGACGATCCAGCCGCCAGCGGCCACGATTTCCCTTGCTCCCGCCGTCCCGTCGCGCCCCATGCCGGTGAGGACGATGCCTGCGCCGCCCGCGCCATAGATTTGCGCGATGCTGGAAAACATGGGGTCCACACCCGGCAGATTGCCCGATGGTGTGCGTTCGGGCGTGAGCTGGACGCATATCCGCCGCCTCAGATCGCGCCGCAGCCGCAGATTGGCGTCACCCGGAGCCACATAGACCGTATCGGGTTCCAGCACGTCGCCCTGCTCTGCAACCTTGACCTTGAGGCTGGTCATGAGCGCCAGTTGCTGCGCGAAATAAAGCGTGAAGCTTGCAGGAAGGTGCTGGGTCAGCAAAATCGGCACGCCCAAAGGCTCGGAAAGACCCGCGAACAGCAGGTTCAGCGCATGGATGCCGCCCGTCGACGCGCCAATCCCCAGGCAAGCCAGCGGAAGGGCGGCCGAAGCCACAGCCATTGGCGGCGGGGGCCGTTGCGGCTCCGTTTCCCGTTCCGGCAGAGCCAGCAAATTGCCATGCAGCAGCCGTTTGAGCCGTTCAATCAACGCCTGCGGGAATTGCTCGCCGAAGCTGCCGCTGTGCGGTTTGGACAGGATATCGCTTGCGCCAAGGGCAAGGGCCTGGACAGCAACGGCGCTTCCCGCCTCGCAATTGCCCGAGAGGATCGCCACCCTGGCGCGCGGACACGCCTGAAGAATGGCAGGCAGCGCCGCCAGTCCGCTCTGACCGGGCAATTCTATGTCCAGCAACACCAGATCGACCGGGAACTCCGCAAGATAATGCAGGGCCTGTTCGGCATTATTGATCTTCTGCACGACGGTGAAGGCCGGATCGCTGTTCAATATCCGTTCGATGACGGTGCGGACGACCACCGAATCGTCGACCACCAGCACGCGCGCGACCGGAACGGCGGCGGCTGTGTTATGGAGGATCGGAACAATGGCATTCATGGACGAAGAAACTTTCCGAACGGGAACAACAAGAGATCGGACGCTGGCAGACGATCCTGCTGCGCTGCGTTATATCCGATGCATGTCTCTCCAGTCTTTATCATGCCGTTTTCGCGGAAGCGGCTCCCGTTTTGCGCCGCTTCAGATCACACCGACGATGGCCAGCTTGCTTTCCAGCGTTTCGCGATCGAAAGGCTTCATAACATATTCGTCGGCCCCCGCCTCGACCGCCGCCTTTATGTGACCGATGCCATTTTCGGTCGTGCAGAATATGACCTTGGGCCGCGTATCGATCCGAGCGCTGGACAAGGCCCTGAGGAATTCCATGCCGCTCATCACCGGCATGTTCCAATCCAGCAAGACCACGTCCGGGGCCGATTCTTCGCACTGGATCAACGCATCCTGCCCGTCCACCGCCTCGCGAACCGACAGGTCGAGCGATTCCAGTATATGGCGTGCGACTTTACGTATGACCTTGGAGTCGTCGACCACCAGGCAGCTTTTCATGATGCGTCCCTTGCGTTTTTTCTTGTTGAGGGTGCGGATTTAACGTCGAAAGCCAAGCAAATGGTAAACATCTCTCATTCCCTCAGGCCGCCTGGCCCACGATCCCGCTCTCCAGAAAGGCGGAGGGCGAAACCAGTAGCCAAGGCAATTCCGCATGTTCCACGAGCGCGCGGGCATAGGGCTTCCAGACCGGGTCGAGCTGACCGCGCAGAGGCAGCGCCCCGCCGGGCGCCCGGCAGATGTCCGACACCTCATCGACCATCAGCGCATAGCTGTGCCCGCCGATGGCGGCGATGATGGCCAGTCCCCGTTTGTCGGCAGGCGTGGGCGCGCCATATATCAGCGCGGCAACGTCGATAACGGTCAGGACGCGGCTACGCAGGGCCGACAGTCCGGCGACATGGCCGCCAAGGCCGGGCACCGGCGAAATGTCGATCAGCCTGACCACGGCCTCCACTTCCTCCGCCGCGATCGCCACCCGCGTTCCCGCCAGGGTGGCGAAGAGATGAAGCTGTTTCATTATCCCGCTCCCGCGATAGCCGCCATCAGGGCGGGTTGATCGTAACGGTAGATGCTGGCGTCCTGCGGTCCCGAAGGCTGCTGGGCGGCGCGCAACTGGACGGCCCGGCATCCTAGAATGTCGGCGGCCTGCATGGCGTCGGAGGTGGTGCAAAGCACGATGTCCCGCGGATCGAGGGCCTCGCCATCGGGCAAGCCGATCAGGACGTCATGCCCCGCATGGCGAAGCAGCGGCGCTAATATCTCACGCGCCCAGCCATCCTGGGCATCCGCCAATACGCAACGGCCCGGACGGCTGTGCCCCAACGGCTCTTCCGGCAGCGACGCAAATAGGGCAAAGGGATTGACGACTTCCAGATGCTCGCCGTCAACCACGCTCACGCCGCTCAGATTGCCTTGCATGGTGATCATGTCGGGCACGATCGGCATCTGAACAATGTCGAGCACCGCCGCGACCGCATAATAAGCCTCCCGAACGCCATCGCGCAGCCGGAGGGCCGACACGGCCTCTCGCGCAAAACCATGTCGGCCGTTGATGACAGGGACAAGCCTGTCGCTCAGCCGCACGAAGGCATGATCGCCTGACTGACCGAAAAGATGGGTTTCCAGTTCCTCCACCCTTTCGATCAGAGACAGCTGAAGCAGGCGACGTTCCCCCGAAAGCTCCTCGAACCGCAGGGCCGCGATCATCTCTACATCATTCTTAGCGTCCGCCCTGTCCTCAGCCTTCGCTTCGATGGGATTTTCGGCGATTTCCGGCAGCGAAGCGTTCCGGGCAAGACCCGCGGCGTCCAGCAACAGCATGGGCTTCCCATTGTCGGGCAATGTCATCCCGGCATAAATGCCGCTCGCCATCACGATGGGGGATGCCGGACGGATAACCAGTTCCTCATGATTCTCAACCGCCGACACGCCCAGCGCGAAGGGCAAGCCGCTCGCCGAACGAACAACCATGATGGTGCGCGGCCCCGACTGGGCGGGAATGTCGAGGCCCAGCACGTCCTCCAGATCGATCATGGAATGGCGGACATTGCGGATCGTGACGATCTTGGCGCCGCCCACCGCGCCGATGCGGAGCATCTCATTATTGTCGTGGAGGATTTCGACGACCGCTGCGCGCGGAATCGCGAAATGAAGACCGCCCGCGCGCAGGACCAGGCCAGGAATGATCGTCAGGGTCAGCGGCAAGCGCAGGGTGATACGCAATCCTCGGCCCGGCTGATTGTCCAGCCCGATCGCGCCGCCGATACGTTCGATATTGGCCCGAACCACGTCCATGCCCACGCCGCGCCCGGATACGGCAGTCACCGCGCGAGCGGTCGAAAGACCGGGCTGGAAAATGAGATCGATCCTTTCCGCCTCACTCATGCGAGCAGCGGCTTGCGGCGTCAGGCAACCGGCGGCAATGGCCTTCTCGACAAGGCGCGCAGTGTCAATGCCTGCACCGTCATCGCTGATTTCAATGACGATCTGATTGCCGGACTGGCGCGCTTCCAGCCGAAGCTGGCCGGTTTCCGGTTTGCCCAACGCCCGGCGGCGCTCGGGTGTTTCTATCCCATGGTCGATGCTGTTGCGGACGATATGGATGAGCGGATCGACCGCCATCTCGACCATTTCGCGATCCATCTCCACATCCCCGCCTTCCAGGGTGAGTGCGATCTGTTTGCCCAGTTCCCGGCCAAGGTCGCGGACAGTGCGAGGAATGGCCGCAAATAGCCGGTCGATCCGTTGCATCCGCGTGCGGGAAATCGCGTCGCGCATATCGGCGACGCAGCTGGACAGGCGTTCGAATGCGCCTTCCAGCGCCGGGTCGCCGGCCCTGTCGCGCAACTGGCGGGCCAGTTCGTTGCGGGCCAGCACCATGTCCGACACACCATTCATCAACTGGTCGATCAAGGCCAATGGCAAGCGGATGGTGCGGGGCGCGGCCTGGGCTGACCTCTGCCGGTGGGCTGTGGCGGGCGCATCAGGTTGACCGGGCACGTCAAGCGGGACGCATTCGACCTCCTGCATGGCAAGGGCCGCGACGAGATGTTCGTCATCCTCCTGCGCGAGCGGCGCGCCAACCGCAACGGCGTGCGTAAGTTGGGCAATGCGGTCCATGATGCTCAGGACGGCGTTGACTGTCGCGGCATCCGGGCAGCGTTCCCCGGAGCGGATGTCCGACAACACATCCTCGGCCGCGTGGCTGAGGCGCTCGAAACGCGGCAGATGCAGAAAGCCGCAGCTGCCCTTCACTGTATGGAAGAATCGAAAAATGGCGTCCAGCCGTTCACGATCGGATGGGTCCGCCTCCCACGCGACGACCTCTCCCGCAAGAGCCTCCAGGGATTCTTGCGTTTCCGATATGAATTCCTGAAGGAGTTCGTCCATTCTCACGCCCCATATATGCGTGCGTTACCATGGCGATGCGTGGTTAAGAGGGTCTTAAGAGCCATGAAAAAGGGCGCCGCGTTTTTGACGCGACGCCCCCGATACGGCTATCACCGCGAAAGGAAGAACTACTTCTTTTCGCTTTTTTCGACCGCGTCGGCCGCTGCATCACCTGCTTCGCGGGTGGCTGCAGCCTTGTTCTCCAGAGCATCGGCGGCATTTTCCGCTGCGTTTTCGGCGGTGCCGGAAAGATTATCCGCCATCGACTCCATATTCGCTGCCTGGTTGTCGAGTGCGTCCGCCTGATTCTCGTAAGCGTTCTCGACCTTGTTTTCCTGCTTGGAATCGCAAGCTGCAAGCGCGACCATGCTGGCAAGGCCAAGGACTGTAACGATGGTTTTCACGGCGTGTTCTCCTGTTGCGCCCCCTTGGGCTGACGTCATTCGGCACGGGAGGAGACTGACGCCAAGCCGTCCCCAACCCTGACCGCGTTCAACAGGCCGGGCGGCGGATGGTTCCCCTTCCGCACTCGGTTCATCGCATTCCTGGTCTATTTTCTAAGGGAATCCCGGATTTCGCGCAGCAGTTGAACCTCTTCCGACGGTCCCGCGGCTGCTTCTTCCGGCTTGGTCAGCACGCGGTTGACGACTTTCATCAGCAGGAAAATGATGAAGGCCAAAATCAGGAAATTGACGAAAACGGTCAGAAATTCGCCCCAGCCGAACATGGCGACGCCCGCCGCCTTCAGGTCGGCATAGCTTTCCGGATTGCCCTTAAAGCCAGCGGGAAGATCCCCCAGCCGGATGAAATAGCCGGAAAAATCCGCGCCGCCGAAAATATAGCCGACCACCGGCATGATAAGGTCGTCCGTCAGCGATTTGGTGATGGTCGCGAACGCGCCGCCGATGATGACGCCGATCGCCAGATCCATCACATTGCCGCGATTGATGAACGCCTTGAACTCGGAAATAAGACCCATGATGAAACCCTTGTTCTCCCTTCGATAAACCAAACATGCGCCGTTGCACGCGATCCGACAACAGCCTATTTCAACAGGCGAAACATGAGCAGAGGATGTTCGATGCACCACTTCTCCCGCCTCAAAGCCTTTTTCCTGCCCATCGTCGGCGCGCTTGCGCTATCGGCCTGCGGGATCAACAGCGTGCCCGCCGCCGAGGAAGTCGCAAAGGCCAAATGGGCCGATGTGCAGGCGCAATATCAGCGCCGGTCCAATCTGGTCGGCAATCTGGTCGCCACGGTGAAGGCCGCGGGCAAACAGGAACAGGATACACTGGTCAAGGTGACGGAGGCCCGCGCCAAGGCGACCTCCGTTCAGGTCAATGCCGACGATCTGTCCGACCCCGCCAAGGTCGCCCAGTTCCAGCAGGCGCAAGCGCAACTGAGCCAGGGCCTCGGCCGCTTGCTCGCTTCGGTGGAGGCTTATCCCGACCTCAAGACCAACCAGAATTTCCTCGACCTGCAATCGCAGCTTGAAGGGACGGAAAACCGCATCGCCGTTTCCATCCGCGATTATAACGAAGCCGTGCGCGCCTATAATACGCGCATCCGCACCTTTCCCGACGCGATCGGCGCGAAGATCATCCATGGCGCCAAGCCCATGACGCCGTTCCAGGCGACCACGCCCGGCGCGGAAGAAGCGCCCAAGGTCGATTTCGGCAACTGACAGGCCGATGCTGCGCCGTCTTCTCCTGATCCTGATGCTGCTGGCGTTCGCGCCGGCGACACAGGCGCAGACCTTCCCCAAGCTGACCGGGCGAGTAGTGGACGACGCAGGGCTGTTGCCCCCGGCGCAGGAACAGGCGCTCGATCAGCGGCTCGCCGCGCTGGAGCAGCAGAGCGGGCGGCAGGTCGTGGTCGCGACCATCCCCGACCTGCAAGGCTATGACATTTCCGACTATGGCTATCGGCTGGGCCGGGAATGGGGGATCGGCGACAAGGAAAAGAATGACGGTGCGCTGCTGATCGTCGCCCCCAATGAACGCCGAGTGCGAATAGAGGTCGGCTATGGGCTGGAGGGCATAATGACCGATGCCCTGTCATCCCAGATTATCCGCAACGCCATCACGCCGCGGTTCAAGGCAGGCGACATGGCGGGCGGGATCGCGGCGGGCGCGGAGGAGATCGGCACGCTGCTGGCTCTGCCTCCACAAGAGGCAAAGGCGCGCGCGCAGGCCGCCGCCGCACAGGAACGGCAAGGCGGTGGAGGCGGCGGCACGGTGATGGTGATTTTCTGGGTCATCGTGCTCGGCTTCATCTTCGTCGCCATGATTGCCGGCCGGGGGCGCGGCGGGCGCCGCTATCGGGGCGGCGCGGGACCAGTCATTCTGTGGGGACCATCCGATTCCGGCTGGCATGACAGCGGCTCCGGCTGGGGCAGCGGAGGTGGCTGGGGCGGCGGCGGAGGCGGATTTTCCGGCGGAGGCGGCAGCTTTGGCGGCGGCGGCGCATCGGGGGGATGGTGATGCCCCTTCACCTCGGCGAGGCCGACCATGATCGCGTCACCGCAGCCGTGGCGGCGGCGGAGAAGGAAACCGACGGCGAAATCGTCACCATCGTCGCGCGCCGCTCCGACGCCTATCATGATGCGGGGCTGCACTGGGCCATCGGTGCGACCTTCCTCGGCCTCTCGCTGGCGGCCGCCTTTCCCGCCCATTTGCGCGCGCTCGGTTCACGACTGCTGGGGAGTTGGGATCATGAACTGCCCGACTGGCAGATGCTGACGGTGCTGCTGGCCCTCCTCATCCTGATATTCCTGATTGTCCGCTATGCACTGGCGTGGATGCCCTTGCGGATGGCCCTGACGCCCGCGGCGACCAAGACGCGCCGCGTCCACCGGCGGGCCATGGCGCTTTTCCGCGCCGTGGCTCAGGGCCGGACGCGGGGAAGGACGGGTGTGCTCATCTATCTTTCGCTGGACGAACATCGCGCGGAAATCGTCGCCGACAGCGCCATCAATGAGAAGGTGGAGGCCGACATATGGGGCTGCGCCATGGCCGCGTTGATCGATGCGGTGCGCGACGGACGGCCCGGAGAGGGCATGGCGGCGGCAGTGGAGCAGGTCGGCGCGGTCCTTGCCGCCCATTTCCCGAAGAGTCAGGACAATCCCAATGAATTGCCCGACAGGCTGATCGAATTATGAGCGAACAGGATATGGCGACGGCCGAAGAGGTGATGTGGGCCGGACGCTTCATCACTGCCAAGAAGCGGGGGCGATGGGAATATGTCAGCCGCGCCCGCAACATCCGCGCCGCCGTGATCCTTGCAATCGACGAGGATATAGATGGCCGCCATGTGGTTCTGGTCGACCAGTTCCGCGTGCCGCTGGGCAGGCGATGCATCGAATTGCCCGCCGGACTGGTCGGCGACGAATCTGCGGACGAGGACGCCGCCGACGCCGCCGCCCGCGAACTGGAGGAAGAAACCGGCTATCGCGCGGGACGGATGGAACCGCTGGGGGAATTTTACAGTTCGCCCGGCATGGTGTCGGAAAGCTTCACCCTGTTCCACGCCCACGACCTGCACAAGACGGGCGATGGCGGGGGCGTGGACGGGGAAGATATCCATGTCCACCGCGTGCCCCTCGCCGGACTGGCCGCGCAGGTCGATGCATGGCGCGCGGAAGGCTATGCGATGGACGTGAAACTGTTGCTGCTATTGGGCGCGGGGATGGTCGCCTAAACACTACCGCGATGCACATCCGACAGCCAATCACCCCGAAACACGATACCAGTCGGCCACACGGTCCAGCGCCAGCGTCAGGACGAGCTTGCCTGCGCGGCTGGGCCAACCCAGGGCGCGTTCCGCCGCGGTAATGCCTTCTCCCGCGCAGGCGACCCGCCACAATATGTCGGACAGCCCCGGCCCCGCCGCGCGGATCGCGCCGTCGAACCGTTCCCGCGCCGAAAGCTGGGCAAGGGACGGATCGGGCCGTTCCCGCCTCCCGCCCGCACGCGGCGCTGCGTCCCAGCGCATGGTCACGCGCGGTCCCAGCCCCGCTTTCTCCCAATCGGCGCGCAACATGTCCCCCGCGAGATAATGCCGCTCCTTCAAATGGCCCCGCGCATGAAGCCAGCCAAGCGGCGATTCGCCCAGATGCACCATGACCCGCTGCGGGCGGCCTGCGGGATCTTCTATCGTCTGTTCTACATGAAGCGCGGCCATGTCTGTCCTCCTTTGCCGATGGGCAAGGAACGCTTGCCATGACGGATAGAATGTAGGAAAGAGAAAAACCAAATAGGTGAATATGGGAACCAGATGATTACGCGTATCCGTGCCGTCCGCAGGGCAAAGGGCCTGACGCTGGAGCAAGTGGGGGCTCTTTGCGATCCGCCGACAACAGCGCAGACCATCGGGCGGCTGGAAACCGGCACCCGCACCGTTTCCGTGAAATGGCTGAACCGGATCGCCAGGGCGCTGGACGTGAGCAGCGCCGAACTGGTCGCTCTGCCGGGGCAAAGCGTG harbors:
- the cheB gene encoding chemotaxis-specific protein-glutamate methyltransferase CheB; the encoded protein is MNAIVPILHNTAAAVPVARVLVVDDSVVVRTVIERILNSDPAFTVVQKINNAEQALHYLAEFPVDLVLLDIELPGQSGLAALPAILQACPRARVAILSGNCEAGSAVAVQALALGASDILSKPHSGSFGEQFPQALIERLKRLLHGNLLALPERETEPQRPPPPMAVASAALPLACLGIGASTGGIHALNLLFAGLSEPLGVPILLTQHLPASFTLYFAQQLALMTSLKVKVAEQGDVLEPDTVYVAPGDANLRLRRDLRRRICVQLTPERTPSGNLPGVDPMFSSIAQIYGAGGAGIVLTGMGRDGTAGAREIVAAGGWIVAQDEASSVVWGMPGAVASAGLSCALLEPRTIMAFVARQGKIRS
- a CDS encoding N-acetylmuramoyl-L-alanine amidase, with translation MTDIPMIETPSPNFDERSLPISLLVLHYTGMPDAASAINWLANPESKVSAHYVVTEDGQIIHMVDEEKRAWHAGRSHWRGIDDVNSASIGIEIVNPGHEWGYRPFPETQMSALIPLIHDIVQRRKITRGNIVGHSDIAPARKQDPGELFPWGQLARLRLALPRPTKNLMDPHWSDGGFMLALERFGYDIAEPQAAVVAFQRRFRPELIDGIVDGECRAILLALLLPKPMGDD
- a CDS encoding TPM domain-containing protein produces the protein MPLHLGEADHDRVTAAVAAAEKETDGEIVTIVARRSDAYHDAGLHWAIGATFLGLSLAAAFPAHLRALGSRLLGSWDHELPDWQMLTVLLALLILIFLIVRYALAWMPLRMALTPAATKTRRVHRRAMALFRAVAQGRTRGRTGVLIYLSLDEHRAEIVADSAINEKVEADIWGCAMAALIDAVRDGRPGEGMAAAVEQVGAVLAAHFPKSQDNPNELPDRLIEL
- a CDS encoding NUDIX hydrolase — encoded protein: MSEQDMATAEEVMWAGRFITAKKRGRWEYVSRARNIRAAVILAIDEDIDGRHVVLVDQFRVPLGRRCIELPAGLVGDESADEDAADAAARELEEETGYRAGRMEPLGEFYSSPGMVSESFTLFHAHDLHKTGDGGGVDGEDIHVHRVPLAGLAAQVDAWRAEGYAMDVKLLLLLGAGMVA
- a CDS encoding response regulator, which gives rise to MKSCLVVDDSKVIRKVARHILESLDLSVREAVDGQDALIQCEESAPDVVLLDWNMPVMSGMEFLRALSSARIDTRPKVIFCTTENGIGHIKAAVEAGADEYVMKPFDRETLESKLAIVGVI
- a CDS encoding J domain-containing protein, with translation MARNGRSNDWGFPRWRSYGATREAQAVRLCDRHGCDRPGDCPAPKSPNSRERWYFCADHAGEYNRNWDYFQGLDQEEREQRERDEQREANGYQSSAYHGWGGPGDGSRSRDELNALKALELEDDVDFEAVKKSWRRLAKENHPDVKPGDAQAAIRFQTIQAAYEVLRAAEERRTWKPRERAD
- a CDS encoding LemA family protein yields the protein MHHFSRLKAFFLPIVGALALSACGINSVPAAEEVAKAKWADVQAQYQRRSNLVGNLVATVKAAGKQEQDTLVKVTEARAKATSVQVNADDLSDPAKVAQFQQAQAQLSQGLGRLLASVEAYPDLKTNQNFLDLQSQLEGTENRIAVSIRDYNEAVRAYNTRIRTFPDAIGAKIIHGAKPMTPFQATTPGAEEAPKVDFGN
- a CDS encoding chemotaxis protein CheW; the encoded protein is MKQLHLFATLAGTRVAIAAEEVEAVVRLIDISPVPGLGGHVAGLSALRSRVLTVIDVAALIYGAPTPADKRGLAIIAAIGGHSYALMVDEVSDICRAPGGALPLRGQLDPVWKPYARALVEHAELPWLLVSPSAFLESGIVGQAA
- a CDS encoding DUF6456 domain-containing protein, encoding MAALHVEQTIEDPAGRPQRVMVHLGESPLGWLHARGHLKERHYLAGDMLRADWEKAGLGPRVTMRWDAAPRAGGRRERPDPSLAQLSARERFDGAIRAAGPGLSDILWRVACAGEGITAAERALGWPSRAGKLVLTLALDRVADWYRVSG
- a CDS encoding CheR family methyltransferase; the encoded protein is MQDGGIRLLSDLLEDRTGQRLSPQRGWRAETALKPMLRVHGFKDVETLAAHLARHRDPRLEAEVVDALLNNESSFFRDLQIFEMIRGQILPDIHARRQDRRLRIWSAGCSTGQEAYSLAIQLCNDAERWGDWRVEILATDISATAIERARAGIFPQMDVQRGLAVNDLIQWFEPVAGGWRAHARLRGMIDFRRDNLLAPLAPTGAYDLLLCRNVMLYFAHDRRQRMFDLLTRHSHDHSVLLLGAGETAMGHGDPFVAHPQFRGAYRRPVSLSACAGGPMRQGI
- a CDS encoding chemotaxis protein CheA, which produces MDELLQEFISETQESLEALAGEVVAWEADPSDRERLDAIFRFFHTVKGSCGFLHLPRFERLSHAAEDVLSDIRSGERCPDAATVNAVLSIMDRIAQLTHAVAVGAPLAQEDDEHLVAALAMQEVECVPLDVPGQPDAPATAHRQRSAQAAPRTIRLPLALIDQLMNGVSDMVLARNELARQLRDRAGDPALEGAFERLSSCVADMRDAISRTRMQRIDRLFAAIPRTVRDLGRELGKQIALTLEGGDVEMDREMVEMAVDPLIHIVRNSIDHGIETPERRRALGKPETGQLRLEARQSGNQIVIEISDDGAGIDTARLVEKAIAAGCLTPQAAARMSEAERIDLIFQPGLSTARAVTAVSGRGVGMDVVRANIERIGGAIGLDNQPGRGLRITLRLPLTLTIIPGLVLRAGGLHFAIPRAAVVEILHDNNEMLRIGAVGGAKIVTIRNVRHSMIDLEDVLGLDIPAQSGPRTIMVVRSASGLPFALGVSAVENHEELVIRPASPIVMASGIYAGMTLPDNGKPMLLLDAAGLARNASLPEIAENPIEAKAEDRADAKNDVEMIAALRFEELSGERRLLQLSLIERVEELETHLFGQSGDHAFVRLSDRLVPVINGRHGFAREAVSALRLRDGVREAYYAVAAVLDIVQMPIVPDMITMQGNLSGVSVVDGEHLEVVNPFALFASLPEEPLGHSRPGRCVLADAQDGWAREILAPLLRHAGHDVLIGLPDGEALDPRDIVLCTTSDAMQAADILGCRAVQLRAAQQPSGPQDASIYRYDQPALMAAIAGAG
- a CDS encoding TPM domain-containing protein; translation: MLRRLLLILMLLAFAPATQAQTFPKLTGRVVDDAGLLPPAQEQALDQRLAALEQQSGRQVVVATIPDLQGYDISDYGYRLGREWGIGDKEKNDGALLIVAPNERRVRIEVGYGLEGIMTDALSSQIIRNAITPRFKAGDMAGGIAAGAEEIGTLLALPPQEAKARAQAAAAQERQGGGGGGTVMVIFWVIVLGFIFVAMIAGRGRGGRRYRGGAGPVILWGPSDSGWHDSGSGWGSGGGWGGGGGGFSGGGGSFGGGGASGGW
- the mscL gene encoding large conductance mechanosensitive channel protein MscL, encoding MGLISEFKAFINRGNVMDLAIGVIIGGAFATITKSLTDDLIMPVVGYIFGGADFSGYFIRLGDLPAGFKGNPESYADLKAAGVAMFGWGEFLTVFVNFLILAFIIFLLMKVVNRVLTKPEEAAAGPSEEVQLLREIRDSLRK